The Pelotomaculum isophthalicicum JI genomic interval GGCAGCTTAAGGTGGCTTGGACTCTCTACCTGCATAGCGATTCCGAGGGGCCTACCCTCATCTTCTGTGCAGCATAGCTGCATCTTTGCAGCCACTCAGGCTGCATAAATGCGCCTTCGTGGCGCACTGTCGTCGGCGTGCCCGACAAGACGCGCGGTGAAGTAGTGGCGGCCTATGTGATTAAGAATGACCCTTCGCTCACCGCCAAGGAACTCGACGAATACTGCCGCAACCATCTTATGCTGGCGCAATTTAAAAAGCCCAGGTATTACCGGTTTGTGGAAGAATTGCCTTACACGGCGACGGGGAAAAAGATCCATTACAAGGTCAAGGAAACGGCCGTTGAAGACAAGAAAAATGGGTTGCTGGTGAGAGTCTGATAGCAGAGTAGTCAGGAGTCAGTAGTCAGTAGTCAGTAGTCAGAATGAAAACCAGCGAAAACATTTGAAGACTTACTGCTATGTCAGAAGGCGCACTCGTTCGCGCTTGCGGTTTATCGTCTATCCAGGGTGTTTCCGAAGCATGAGACATACGGTTTGTCGCCGCAGTTTCGGCGTGCCGCCTTTTCTATTGCAGCGAATATTGCAGAAGGTTATGTAAACGTTGCAAAGCAAATAAAATCCGCGTACTAATGTTAATTCGACTCCTGACTCCTGACTCCTGAATTCTGACTCCTATTACAGTATCTTTGACAATGTTTCCGGGTCGGCGGCATGGTTTAATACTTCGTCCTTGCTGATAATTTTTTTCATATATATATTGCGCAAGGCTATGTCCAGAGACTGCATGCCAAACTTGGCGCCTGTCTGAATCTGACTGATAATCTGGTAAGTCTTGCCTTCGCGGATAAGGTTGCGAATGGCCGGCGTGGCGACCATAATCTCAATCGCCGCGACCCGCCCGGGCTTGTCAATTCTGGGAATAAGCGTCTGAGCGATAATACCCTGGATTGTATTGCCCAATTGAACCCTGATTTGCTGTTGCTGGTAGGGTGGAAAAACGTCGATAATCCTGTCGATAGTTTGGGCTGCGCTGGAAGTATGCAGTGTTCCAAAAACCAGGTGGCCAGTTTCAGCCGCTGTTATGGCTATCCCGATAGTCTCAGGGTCGCGCATTTCACCTACCAGGATAACGTCAGGGTCCTCGCGCATGGCCGCCCGCAGCGCGTTGGCGAACGATCCGGTGTCCCTGCCCACCTCACGCTGGTTGATCAGGCTTTTCTTATGCTGGTGCACAAACTCGATCGGATCTTCAAGGGTAATGATGTGGTGCCTGCTTTCCTCGTTGATTAAATCGATCATGGAAGCCAATGTGGTGGACTTTCCGCTGCCGGTGGGGCCGGTTACCAGCACCAGCCCTCTCGGCTTGCGGCATAAAGACGCCAGTACTTCCGGCAGGCCGAGTTGCTGAAATGTAAGAATTTCTGAATTGATCAGGCGAATGACAAAACCCACACTATTCTGTTGTTTGAACGCGTTAACCCGGAACCTGCACATCCCAGTTATGGCATACGAAAAGTCGTACTCGCCTGTTTCCTGAAATTTTTGGTACTGCGCTTCAGTCATTAGCTGGCGAACCAACGAGTCGGTGTCTTCCGGCGTCAGCTTGCCGATCGCTGAAGCCTCAGCGCCAAGCCCGCCCTGCCATTCCGGCGCGTCAAAAGGCAGCAGCTTACCGTGCAGGCGAAAAGCCGGCGGACTGTTGACTGTGATATGGACGTCGGAAGCGCCTAATTTAAAAGCGAGCGCGAGTATTTCATCAGTTGTCATCATAGAATTTGCCTCCAATTATCATTATGTGCCGGCCTATTGTTTCACCGGTGCAATCCAGGGATAAGGGTTGACATTATTGCTGCTTTTATTTGCAGTGCTTCCGGTAGTGTTTCCGGAAGTGTTTCCGCTTGGTATTATCGCTTTATTATTTTCGCTGGCACTTACTCTATTGGCATTGTTAATCGTGTTGTTTTTTACTATTATGTTACCGTTTTTATCAACCTCGCCGGCAACCTTGTATTGATTAAACAGATCATAAAGAAAATTTAAGCTTCGCTTACCTTCCGTAAAGGGGTAATCCAGAGGATCAGCTACCACATCATGCAAAACATAAAACTCGTCAGAAATTTTTGCCAAGATCATATTGTTTTCCTGTGGTTCAAATTCTATTTTGGAAATCCTGGATAACCTCGGGTATGCCTCAATCTCTTTAATAAAATTAAGCACATTGTATTTAGTACCCACAACATCCAACGAAACCTGGAAACTACTATAATTATCCTTTGCCTCAAGTTTTCCAAAAGTAATTGTTTGCGCGAATACGTTATTTTTCTTTGACGAGTTGTAAAAGTCCACTAACAGCCCCGGTATGTTTTGCATATTGGGAACTGTTTTATAGAAACTCTCAATCTCCTTGTTCATCTCCAGGATCCTGTTGTTCAGCTGGGGTATATCAGCGTATCCTTGACTGGTAAGTTGATTAATCGTACTTTCTTTGGTTTTGATGTCTTTGTTAAGATCATTTATTTTTTTTACTTGCGTTGTGAAAACATACTGGTAATAAAGAAAACAAGCAGTTATCAACAAAAAAACGGATACCAGTATCTTTTCACGCTTACTGAGATTTAATTTTACTTTCAACTTCTTTGACAGCAGCATTTACATCACCTTTGTCGGAACTCTTGCCGGTATCTTTACTAGTATCTTTGGCAGTATCTTTGGCAGTATCTTTACTGGTATCTTTGTTTGGCGCCTCCTTAGCCCATTTAAAGCGCAAATTGAACTTCACCTGGCTGGGGTTGCCAACGAAAGGAACCTCCTCAATATTGACAGATTGAAAAATGTCCAGTTTCCGGAGACCCACCAGTATGTTAGCTGTTTCAACCGGACTGTTCGAGATAAAAGTTATATTAACTCCTTCATCGGCAATAATTGCGAGTTGAGAAACATAAACCCCTTGTGGAGTAACTTCAGACACTTTTTCTAAGAAGGGGATAACTTTAAACACGTTACTTTCCAGATTGTTGACAGTCTGCTTTTTCTGCTCATATTCTTTTTGCTTTGCTATCATCTGGTTATACGTAGGTGTTGCCCGGTTAAGCATATTGATGTTTTCATCAAGCGTCTTAGACTTGGCGAGCAATTCTTTTTCCATCTTGAACGGTACCCAGACAGACAGACCGGCAAAGACCGCTACTATGAAGATAATCATAATCAGAAGCAGCCTTTGCTTATTTTTTTTACGTTCCAGGGTGAACCGCTGCGGTAAAAAATCAATATCCTTTATGACTACGTTCAAAGTTACACCTCTCTCAGCATTAAGCCGATATTTCCGGCGTAAACTGATACGATTTCCTTAAATCCCCTCAAGTTACCCTTTAGCTCCAACGAATCGTCATCTTGCAAGCCGGGACTTACAGGAATATTTAACATCCCTTCTAAAACGAGGCGCATGTTCTGGTTCGCTGAGAGTTCACCTGTAACATAAATATTGTCAACTGTTTTGCCAAAGTGTCTTGAAGCGAAAAAATCAAGATATCCGCTAATTTCCCGTGTTAAAAGGGAAAGATCTTCCTCACCCTGATTCTCAAACTGATATGGTATGTCAGTATACAGCACCAGGTCTTCCCCGTGACAAAGCATCAGGCGAGTGCCGTCCCTCCCGGAGTCGACAACCGCCGTATCACGATATTTATCGGCAAACAGCTTCCACATGACGTTAGGGAATATATCGATTGCTATTGGTTTAAATCCGGCAGTTTCAACTATTGCTACACATTGCTCGATATGCTTTATTAAGGCGGCAGCCGCCATAACATTAAAGAAGTCGCGATCATCTTCGTTGAACACGCTCATTACCTTATAATCAAAAGAATATTCTTCAGAACTCACCGGCAGATAATCGCTTATTTCCATTTCCATATGGGTTTTCAAGTCCGCCGGCGACATCATGGGCACCTTGACCGCCCTGGCGATAATT includes:
- a CDS encoding AMP-binding enzyme; this translates as MPDKTRGEVVAAYVIKNDPSLTAKELDEYCRNHLMLAQFKKPRYYRFVEELPYTATGKKIHYKVKETAVEDKKNGLLVRV
- a CDS encoding four helix bundle protein, whose protein sequence is MLCQKAHSFALAVYRLSRVFPKHETYGLSPQFRRAAFSIAANIAEGYVNVAKQIKSAY
- a CDS encoding type IV pilus twitching motility protein PilT, producing MMTTDEILALAFKLGASDVHITVNSPPAFRLHGKLLPFDAPEWQGGLGAEASAIGKLTPEDTDSLVRQLMTEAQYQKFQETGEYDFSYAITGMCRFRVNAFKQQNSVGFVIRLINSEILTFQQLGLPEVLASLCRKPRGLVLVTGPTGSGKSTTLASMIDLINEESRHHIITLEDPIEFVHQHKKSLINQREVGRDTGSFANALRAAMREDPDVILVGEMRDPETIGIAITAAETGHLVFGTLHTSSAAQTIDRIIDVFPPYQQQQIRVQLGNTIQGIIAQTLIPRIDKPGRVAAIEIMVATPAIRNLIREGKTYQIISQIQTGAKFGMQSLDIALRNIYMKKIISKDEVLNHAADPETLSKIL
- a CDS encoding type 4a pilus biogenesis protein PilO, which produces MLLSKKLKVKLNLSKREKILVSVFLLITACFLYYQYVFTTQVKKINDLNKDIKTKESTINQLTSQGYADIPQLNNRILEMNKEIESFYKTVPNMQNIPGLLVDFYNSSKKNNVFAQTITFGKLEAKDNYSSFQVSLDVVGTKYNVLNFIKEIEAYPRLSRISKIEFEPQENNMILAKISDEFYVLHDVVADPLDYPFTEGKRSLNFLYDLFNQYKVAGEVDKNGNIIVKNNTINNANRVSASENNKAIIPSGNTSGNTTGSTANKSSNNVNPYPWIAPVKQ
- a CDS encoding PilN domain-containing protein → MNVVIKDIDFLPQRFTLERKKNKQRLLLIMIIFIVAVFAGLSVWVPFKMEKELLAKSKTLDENINMLNRATPTYNQMIAKQKEYEQKKQTVNNLESNVFKVIPFLEKVSEVTPQGVYVSQLAIIADEGVNITFISNSPVETANILVGLRKLDIFQSVNIEEVPFVGNPSQVKFNLRFKWAKEAPNKDTSKDTAKDTAKDTSKDTGKSSDKGDVNAAVKEVESKIKSQ
- the pilM gene encoding type IV pilus biogenesis protein PilM, producing MLNKLSSAKLYLDMHGKVVRLVEGFSSKSGAVTIKKHGTVLFEGVDAFPPEPDFIPNNAGILKSFVKEQNIRTKKVVLCLGQPGIIARAVKVPMMSPADLKTHMEMEISDYLPVSSEEYSFDYKVMSVFNEDDRDFFNVMAAAALIKHIEQCVAIVETAGFKPIAIDIFPNVMWKLFADKYRDTAVVDSGRDGTRLMLCHGEDLVLYTDIPYQFENQGEEDLSLLTREISGYLDFFASRHFGKTVDNIYVTGELSANQNMRLVLEGMLNIPVSPGLQDDDSLELKGNLRGFKEIVSVYAGNIGLMLREV